GCGTTTGTGGTGTTAAAAAAGCGCAGGCCAGCAGCGAGAGCACATTCAGCGCACCGTTGATCAGCAGCAGGCGGCGAAAACCCAGCCAGCGAATTAACGGCGTTGTCGCGGGCTTGATGGTTAAATTACCAACGAAAACGGCCAGCACCAGCAACCCTGAGTGGAATGGGTCCATACCAAACCCGACCTGAAACAGCAGCGGCAGCAGGAAAGGGACGGCGCTAATTGAGGCACGAAACAGCGAGCCGCCGTACATAGTGACCTTGAAGGTCGGTATTTGCAGCGCATCGAGGCGCACCATCGGCCAGGCTGCGTGACGGAAATGGCGTAGTGAGAACAACATGCTGCCAAGACCTAATACCAGCAGCGCCGGGGTTTGCCAACTCAAAGGCTGACGATCGCCGAGAAATTCCATGGCGGTGACCAGGCTAATCATGGCGATTGACGTGGCAAGGAAGCCGGGAAGGTCAAAAGGTCGTGGTTCATCTTCTCGAATGTTTGGGATGATGCGCAAAGACAGGGCCATAGCGATGAGCCCAAGGGGCACGTTAATAAAGAAAATCCAGTGCCAACTGGCATAGCTGGTGATAAATCCACCCAGCGGCGGGCCGATAATGGGGGCCACTAATGCCGGCCAGGTCAGAGTGGCAATCGCCTTAATGAGCTGATGCTTCGGTGTCGTTCGCAAAACTGCCAGTCGGCCCACTGGGACCATCAGCGCGCCGCCTATTCCTTGTAGAATTCGCATCGCCACGAAGATGTCGACGTTGGTTGATAGCCCGCAAAAAACAGAAGCCAGTGTGAAAATCGCCAGCGCGAGAGTGAAGATTTTGCGTGCGCCGAAGCGATCGGCTATCCAGCCGCTGGCTGGTATCAGCACGGCCAGCGTAATGAGATAGGCGCTGATACCGATATTGAGATCGACCGCTGTGACGCCAAAGTCTTTCGCCATGTCCGGCAGGGCAGTGGCGATCACCGTGCCGTCGAGGAACTCCATAAAAAACGCGCCAGCCACCAGCAGTGCGGGTGCTGAAAAAGAACGATCGTCCCTGGAAGAGATGTTTGTGCTCATTGTCGTGTCGCTGCCATAGCAAAGAGGGGCCAAACTCGACGCAGAGCATGTTGCTCTAACCGCCCGATTTAGCTCATTTTTGTTTAATGTTTAAATTATTTTTGTAAAAATAGTGTGATTTGACGCATGTTTATATTGATTTTTGTGATGTAAGTCATATTATAGCCCTGTAGACATTAACACCTGCATAACAAAAACGGAGTCAATCCATGAAGCTGCGCAAAATCCTCAAAAGCATGTTTGAAAACTACTGCAAAACCTTCAAAGACGTACCCCCTGGCGGTATGTTCTGATAAAAAAACCTGCTGCGGCAGGTTTTTTTATCTCTTAAGATTTAGGTTACTATTACGCTCCTGAAAAAAGGAGTAAAAAATGTCTCAACATCTCACCGAAAATGACGAGCTGGTTTCCGACGTGGTTGCCTGCCAACTGGTCATCAAACAGATTCTCGACGTTATTGATATCATCGCCCCTGTCGAAGTGCGCGAGAAAATGACCGCTCAGTTAAAAGCCATCGATTTTGCCAGTCATCCTGCATCGGCCGATCCGGTTACGCTGCGGGCGGTACAAAAAGCCATTGCCTTAATTGAACTGAAGTTCACCCCGCAAGGCGAGGCACACTAAATACATAGCCCCACCATCACGTGATGGCGGGGCGTCGTTATGTGGTTAGTGGGAAACGGCGGTACGGGCCGGCGTCTCCTGAGTATTGTTAAATAACTTGCTGTTGCCCCAGCACTCTTCGTAGCGGTGACCGACTAAATCTTCAACGATGAGGCGCACATCCGGTGTGATGTCGGCAATTTTGCCGCCAGCTTTGATCCGCGCGACTTCCTGCAAGACCACCATATGCGCTTTGCGATCCAGCTTCATCTGCTTACTGAAGACGATCGCCGCCAAAGCCAGCAGGACCACGCCCACACAGAACACGACCGCAATAGCGGTTACCGCGCTTTCAGGTTGCGTATGCGCTTTTGACTGGAAGCCGTAGAAGCTGAGGATCGCGCCCATTGTGAAGACGATGATAGAGCGTAGGATTTTCCCGGAAAAGGTCATTGCGCCAGCATAGATACCTTCACGGCGACGGCCAGTATAGATTTCGTCAACGTCGGCTAAAAAGGTATATACGGTCCAGGGGATGTAGTACACGCCGCCCGTGCCCAGTCCGAACAGGACAGTGATACCAAACATCAGGATGGTTGCCAGATGTGCAGGCAAATGGAAGAACCACAGCGAGGTATAAAGCAGCACGGCAAAAATAACCACGCTTAGCGCCAGAATGTAGGGCTTACTAAACCCTTTTTTCACGCACAGGCCGATAAACAGCGCCGTAGAGACCAGTTGCAGGATGGAGTTCAGGCTATTTAGCCCGGCGACCATCGCCGGATCGTGCTGCAGGACGAAAATAACAAAGTAGGTAAAGATAGACGCAAACAGCCATTCTGCGCCGAAACCACAGAGGTACATGCCCAGATGTTTACGGAACACGCGCAGATAGAAGGTAGAACGCATATCCTTCGCCAGCATAAGCAGAGTATTGAGTAAGCCTTTTTTCTCATTATTGCTGACTTCCTCTTCGCGCGGACGCTCCCAGCTGCAGTACCACAAGCAGGAGATCGCAACGATGAGAATGACCCCATAGGTCAGGCCGGTCAGGAAAAATGGGGTAGCGGATTCTTTGCCGTAAAGCAGGATGAACTGACCTGGAATAAATGCTGCCAGGAAGTTAGCCAGTTTACCGAAGATCGCTTTGTAGCCAGTAAGCTTTGAGCGTAGTGAAAAATCGTCGGTCATTTCGGTCGCCAATGTTTCATAGGGGACCATGATCGAGGTATAAATGATTTCAAAGACTACATAAGTGCATAGGTAGTACCAGAACCCAAGACCTTCTACCCAAAGCAGTGGGTAGAACATCATGAGCGGAATACCGATTAATAAAAAGAAGCGGCGGCGTCCGAAGCGTTTGCCGAGACGCGTTTTACCAAAATTATCGGTGAGATAACCCATAAGAGGATTACTGATCGCGTCGATAATACTGGCGACGGAGAAAATGAGCGAAGCCTCGAT
This Klebsiella sp. RHBSTW-00484 DNA region includes the following protein-coding sequences:
- a CDS encoding MFS transporter, translating into MSTNISSRDDRSFSAPALLVAGAFFMEFLDGTVIATALPDMAKDFGVTAVDLNIGISAYLITLAVLIPASGWIADRFGARKIFTLALAIFTLASVFCGLSTNVDIFVAMRILQGIGGALMVPVGRLAVLRTTPKHQLIKAIATLTWPALVAPIIGPPLGGFITSYASWHWIFFINVPLGLIAMALSLRIIPNIREDEPRPFDLPGFLATSIAMISLVTAMEFLGDRQPLSWQTPALLVLGLGSMLFSLRHFRHAAWPMVRLDALQIPTFKVTMYGGSLFRASISAVPFLLPLLFQVGFGMDPFHSGLLVLAVFVGNLTIKPATTPLIRWLGFRRLLLINGALNVLSLLACAFLTPQTPVWLIFVILYLGGVFRSIQFTGVSTLAFADVPSVQMSYANTLFSTASQLAVGLGITLGAIGIRIGEKFSEWFNLTSLPGISFRLSFIFIALICLVGMIDSLHLAKDAGSSVSNKKK
- the azuC gene encoding stress response protein AzuC yields the protein MKLRKILKSMFENYCKTFKDVPPGGMF
- a CDS encoding DUF2766 family protein, whose amino-acid sequence is MSQHLTENDELVSDVVACQLVIKQILDVIDIIAPVEVREKMTAQLKAIDFASHPASADPVTLRAVQKAIALIELKFTPQGEAH
- a CDS encoding MFS transporter, which gives rise to MLRHQLAYGGGNLLGSGALAISGAWLLYFYTTFCGLTLIEASLIFSVASIIDAISNPLMGYLTDNFGKTRLGKRFGRRRFFLLIGIPLMMFYPLLWVEGLGFWYYLCTYVVFEIIYTSIMVPYETLATEMTDDFSLRSKLTGYKAIFGKLANFLAAFIPGQFILLYGKESATPFFLTGLTYGVILIVAISCLWYCSWERPREEEVSNNEKKGLLNTLLMLAKDMRSTFYLRVFRKHLGMYLCGFGAEWLFASIFTYFVIFVLQHDPAMVAGLNSLNSILQLVSTALFIGLCVKKGFSKPYILALSVVIFAVLLYTSLWFFHLPAHLATILMFGITVLFGLGTGGVYYIPWTVYTFLADVDEIYTGRRREGIYAGAMTFSGKILRSIIVFTMGAILSFYGFQSKAHTQPESAVTAIAVVFCVGVVLLALAAIVFSKQMKLDRKAHMVVLQEVARIKAGGKIADITPDVRLIVEDLVGHRYEECWGNSKLFNNTQETPARTAVSH